One region of Indicator indicator isolate 239-I01 chromosome 35, UM_Iind_1.1, whole genome shotgun sequence genomic DNA includes:
- the BCAS2 gene encoding pre-mRNA-splicing factor SPF27 — protein sequence MAGPGLVAGDVVVDALPYFDQGYEAPGVREAAAALVEEETRRYRPTKNYLSYLPAHDYSAFETEIMRNEFERLAARQPLELLSMKRYELPAPSSGQKNDITAWQECVNNSMAQLEHQAVRIENLELMSQHGCNAWKVYNEHLVHMIEQAQKELQKLRKNIQDLNWQRKNMQLTAGAKLREMESTWVSLVSKNYEIERTIVQLENEISQIKQQHGEANKENIQQDFQ from the exons ATGGCGGGGCCGGGGTTGGTAGCTGGCGATGTGGTCGTGGACGCGCTGCCCTACTTCGACCAGGGCTATGAGGCACCGGGCGTCCGAGAGGCG GCCGCGGCGCTGGTGGAGGAGGAGACGCGGCGATACCGGCCGACGAAGAACTACCTCAGCTACCTTCCGGCGCACGACTACAGCGCCTTCGAG ACGGAGATCATGCGGAACGAGTTCGAGCGGCTGGCGGCCCGGcagcccctggagctgcttAGCATGAAGAG GTACGAGCTGCCGGCCCCGTCCTCCGGCCAGAAGAACGACATCACAGCGTGGCAGGAGTGCGTGAACAACTCCATGGCGCAGCTGGAGCACCAGGCAGTCCGCATCGAGAACCTGGAATTAATGTCGCAGCATGGTTGTAACGCGTGGAAGGTGTACAACGA ACATCTGGTTCACATGATAGAACAAGCCCAGAAAGAGCTTCAGAAGTTGAG GAAAAACATCCAAGACCTGAACTGGCAACGAAAGAACATGCAGCTCACAGCTGGGGCTAAACTACGAGAAATGGAATCTAC aTGGGTCTCTCTTGTCAGCAAAAATTATGAGATTGAACGAACTATTGTGCAGCTAGAAAATGAAATTTCACAAATCAAGCAGCAGCATGGGGAAGCAAACAAGGAAAATATCCAGCAAGACTTCCAGTGA
- the DENND2C gene encoding DENN domain-containing protein 2C, whose translation MHPTASGDSSFSRSAVQTLSRSHCRNIKQKISQWEGRTRGCSSKEKQQLKDFGVKYDPSCDVLPKVKPELTEKGIKTGSKDPKSLGLDFREDARSYSQTDDSSDLKPCARSLASQAKEKGEWRAGFLDPGTTLPPGNSYTSQALWNGVDPLVPGKAAPIPLDLQRKEGSSSSTERELKIKGVNCLCRAERSLKNICSEAEGNEEESAAVPPPKPQRTFRYLAEKAAGRCNNASATREAPLQKRHGGNLVSSSNGPEKKITSRRIRGRAQRKSFEFEDIQGFRNHMATTNSHRLREETNGTAGSRLIYTQSEDNIYEDIICPAKENPYEDIGVLPLPLWKVPSVWKLPPPRGISRAPKPPPKPPFLSRKTLEVKPSQTSFQGKMVKDTTLPVTLTEWKLFRAVEAASRRKNLPWLVLKIQEIFDSKRGKKRVKLLSPSGREAPPVKGETSGNESDTEKQPKSRHKCLLQVQSASKRNPHYQTLERDLIELQEQQLFELFVVVSLYKKASDLTYTPQIIQQFPSKSDHPFRQSKDTEERLKVIPKFCFPDPKDWFPASDLKSETFSFVLTGEDGSRWFGYCKKLLPEGKGKRLPEVYCIVSRLGCFNLFSKTLNHCLLYFSQILDEVEKRREMSPALVHPFMRSVMEAPFPAPGRTIAVRSFLPGAGDEVMELCRPLDSRLEHVDFECLLKCLSVSHTIRVFASLLLERRVIFVADNLSTLSKCGHAAVAMLYPFTWQHTYIPVLPASMIDIVCSPTPFLIGILSCSLPQLQDLPIEEVLIVDLCADKFLQEVSDEDEILPHKLQAALTQVLEERSEILAREQSDAQGDIPLNSLVSEAFVQFFVEVVGHYSLHMNVTEKGERVFQRELFRKSHASRNVRHFLHFFMETQMFAGFIQDRELSKNVAKGLFEIRALEYLESIPDTEPSGMNKILRSLGSKMRFRQKK comes from the exons ATGCACCCAACAGCATCAGGGGACAGCAGCTTCTCTCGCTCTGCTGTGCAGACCCTCTCCCGGAGCCACTGCCGCAACATCAAACAGAAGATCTCCCAGTGGGAGGGGAGGACACGAGGGTGCTCCAGCAAGgagaaacagcagctgaaaGACTTTGGAGTAAAGTATGATCCCAGCTGTGATGTTCTACCTAAAGTGAAGCCAGAACTTACAGAGAAGGGCATAAAGACTGGATCCAAAGATCCAAAGAGCCTGGGTTTGGACTTCAGGGAAGATGCACGAAGCTACTCACAGACTGATGACAGTAGTGACCTTAAGCCCTGTGCACGCAGCCTAGCTTCCCAAGccaaggaaaaaggagaatgGCGTGCAGGATTCCTGGATCCAGGGACAACACTGCCCCCAGGGAACTCCTATACCTCACAAGCTCTGTGGAATGGAGTAGATCCCCTTGTGCCTGGCAAAGCTGCACCAATTCCCTTGGATcttcagaggaaggaagggagctCTAGCTCCACGGAAAGAGAACTTAAAATCAAGGGAGTTAACTGtctctgcagggcagagagaAGCTTGAAAAACATTTGctctgaggctgaggggaatGAGGAGGAGTCAGCTGCTGTCCCACCACCCAAGCCCCAGAGGACTTTCCGCTATCTTGCAGAAAAGGCTGCTGGTCGCTGTAACAATGCCAGTGCCACCAGGGAAGCTCCCCTGCAAAAGCGGCATGGAGGAAACTTGGTGTCATCCTCCAACGGTCCTGAGAAGAAAATAACCAGCAGGAGGATCAGAGGGAGAGCCCAGAG GAAATCTTTTGAGTTTGAGGACATCCAGGGCTTCCGCAACCACATGGCAACCACCAACTCCCACAGGCTTCGAGAAGAGACAAATGGCACAGCAGGATCCAGACTCATCTATACACAGTCAGAAGACAACATCTACGAGGACATTATCT GCCCAGCAAAAGAGAACCCATATGAAGATATTGGAGTGCTGCCCTTACCTCTGTGGAAGGTCCCATCAGTCTGGAAGCTACCACCCCCTCGGGGAATCAGCAGGGCTCCCAAG CCTCCTCCAAAACCTCCCTTCCTCAGTCGCAAGACTCTTGAGGTAAAGCCCTCCCAGACAAGTTTCCAAGGGAAAATGGTGAAGGACACAACCCTGCCTGTCACACTGACCGAGTGGAAGCTATTCCGAGCGGTAGAGGCTGCTAGCAGAAGAAAGAACTTGCCCTGG CTGGTACTAAAAATCCAGGAGATCTTTGATTCTAAACGTGGAAAGAAACGTGTGAAGTTGCTCAGTCCATCTGGGAGAGAAGCACCTCCTGTGAAAG GTGAAACCAGTGGGAATGAAAGTGATACGGAAAAGCAGCCAAAAA GTCGACACAAGTGCCTGCTGCAGGTGCAGTCAGCCTCCAAGAGGAACCCACACTACCAGACTTTGGAGAGGGATTTGATAGAgcttcaggagcagcagctaTTTGAGCTATTTGTGGTGGTGTCACTGTACAAGAAGGCATCTGACCTGACATACACACCACAGATCATACAGCAGTTTCCCAGCAAG TCTGACCATCCCTTCAGACAGTCAAAGGATACAGAAGAGAGGCTAAAGGTCATTCCCAAATTCTGCTTTCCAGATCCCAAAGACTGGTTTCCTGCATCAGACCTTAAAAG tgaaacattttcttttgtgttgaCCGGTGAGGATGGCAGCCGCTGGTTTGGGTACTGCAAGAAGCTCCTG ccagaagggaaagggaagcgcCTTCCTGAGGTGTACTGCATCGTGAGCCGCCTGGGCTGCTTCAACCTCTTCTCCAAG ACATTGAACCACTGCCTGCTGTATTTCTCACAGATTTTAGATgaagtggagaagaggagagagatgtccccagccctggtgcACCCCTTCATGCGCAGTGTGATGGAGGCACCTTTCCCTGCACCTGGACGCACAATTGCTGTCAGGAGcttcctgccaggagcaggagaTGAG GTGATGGAACTCTGCCGTCCGCTGGATTCTCGACTGGAACACGTTGACTTTGAATGCCTGTTGAAGTGTCTAAGTGTCTCTCACACAATTCGGGTCTTTGCCTCTCTCCTGCTGGAAAGGAGGGTGATCTTTGTTGCTGACAACTTAAG cACTCTGTCTAAATGTGGTCACGCTGCGGTTGCAATGCTTTATCCCTTCACTTGGCAACACACCTACATACCAGTCCTGCCAGCTTCTATGATTGACATTGTGTGCTCTCCGACCCCGTTCCTAATTGGCATTCTCTCCTGCTCACTACCACAGCTCCAGGACCTGCCCATAGAAGAG GTACTGATTGTTGATCTTTGTGCTGACAAGTTCTTGCAAGAG gtATCAGATGAAGATGAGATCCTGCCTCATAaactccaggctgctcttacACAAGTCTTGGAAGAACGAAGTGAAATCTTGGCACGCGAGCAGAGTGATGCACAAG GTGACATACCTCTTAACTCCCTGGTCTCTGAAGCCTTTGTACAGTTCTTTGTGGAGGTTGTTGGGCACTACTCCCTGCACATGAATGTCACCGAAAAGGGGGAGCGTGTGTTTCAGCGGGAGCTGTTCCGAAAATCCCACGCCTCGCGCAACGTGCGCCACTTCCTGCACTTCTTCATGGAAACGCAGATGTTTGCAGGCTTCATACAGGACCGAGAGCTAAGCAAGAACGTGGCCAAAG GCCTTTTTGAGATCCGTGCCTTGGAGTATTTGGAGAGTATTCCAGACACAGAGCCAAGTGGAATGAACAAAATCCTTCGCAGCCTGG ggaGTAAAATGCGATTTCGGCAGAAGAAGTGA